The proteins below are encoded in one region of Balaenoptera acutorostrata chromosome 11, mBalAcu1.1, whole genome shotgun sequence:
- the LOC103001441 gene encoding uncharacterized protein LOC103001441, whose product MKPLPHQNELFLLASGEGEDLASQSTATARKHSVIPASWQAQPKLQRSRQRDKGVVPGKTSGLTRQLRNPQSLAAPLGLPYACPSVSCGQAPQAATALVDFPTALTILPKWPVLEKSQLLLLESLMQRKIAHLKWGLPQQILESYLRFNFLAPCPLPLAGVRLPGLHKACELQGQQERHCGAQDPSPGLKSPERSQSIRPLERKSSKPPTQARALEKRRPHQTEPMGISIHPEKPKSVRPPGGLRERQDVQKESPPRAKLTAPRNSRPAAESSNWCGQERVQELSRAAALLRLAGIRFAQAHYPSPHAPASSSAKCACA is encoded by the exons ATGAAGCCTCTCCCCCACCAGAATGAACTCTTCCTGCTTgccagtggggagggagaggatttGGCCAGCCAGAGCACGGCCACTGCCAGGAAGCACAGTGTCATTCCAGCCTCCTGGCAGGCCCAACCTAAACTCCAGAGAAGCCGACAAAGGGACAAAGGAGTGGTTCCAGGGAAGACCTCTGGCCTGACTCGACAGCTCAGGAACCCACAGTCTTTGGCTGCTCCCCTGGGCCTGCCCTATGCCTGCCCCTCTGTCTCATGTGGCCAAGCCCCGCAAGCTGCCACAGCTCTGGTGGATTTTCCCACTGCCCTCACCATCCTGCCGAAGTGGCCAGTCCTCGAGAAGAGCCAGCTGCTGCTCCTGGAGTCCCTTATGCAGCGGAAGATTGCACACCTGAAGTGGGGCCTCCCCCAGCAGATCCTAGAGTCCTACTTGCGCTTCAACTTCTTAGCACCATGCCCACTGCCCCTTGCGGGGGTGAGGCTCCCTGGGTTACACAAGGCCTGTGAGCTGCAGGGGCAGCAGGAAAGGCATTGTGGGGCCCAGGACCCCAGTCCAGGCCTTAAGTCCCCAGAGAGGTCCCAGAGCATTCGGCCCCTAGAAAGGAAAAGCTCAAAACCTCCTACGCAGGCCAGAGCTCTGGAGAAGCGTAGACCACACCAGACAGAGCCAATGGGCATTTCTATCCATCCTGAAAAGCCTAAGAGTGTCAGACCACCAGGGGGCCTCAGAGAACGACAGGATGTCCAGAAAGAGTCTCCTCCTAGGGCCAAGCTCACTGCTCCCAGGAACTCCAGGCCTGCAGCAGAATCTAGTAACTGGTGTGGCCAAGAAAGGGTCCAAGAACTCTCCA GGGCCGCTGCTCTCCTGAGACTGGCTGGTATTCGGTTCGCGCAGGCGCATTACCCGTCTCCCCACGCGCCCGCGTCGAGCTCTGCCAAGTGCGCTTGCGCATAA
- the LOC103001154 gene encoding uncharacterized protein LOC103001154: MEDKAEPKVLEWGRQRLVISKAVGEILTPWWENQDQVGVENRAESQKLQKRNQRDAGGENLPETQARRGEKQEQLRCKIDAETQTPMWETQDRSRNKDAIETQSFEKNKKEARGEDEGETQAQGLRKQGQTGTENGGDTQLPGWGKQDQIKGDTSIEIQAEERRRKGQVGGENAVQIQISGRENLGEVKKEDGLETQALGWGKQECVQSENVTEIQTPGWEMQDQNGSEKAGKVQVFRVEIQKQLRHELQVGWGNQGLKTGEDAGESQISRRKNLREIREEDWVVIQARFWGDQKPVVSTIGREFKIPCWGNQDQIGGEHRAEIQALEKRDQRKNGDEDGTNILAPKAENQRHLRGVTHVETHLPGRRNQEQFVGENSTDIQATGKRNLRGVKGEHGKETQELVEENQHQLNSEINGRIHIPKWKNQEHIRGKDGANTQASEAENWGELAIKIDVETHSAEWKKEEQMGGENGAEIPAPEKRNQREAGAENGTETWAPGEENQSQLRGDTDEKTHLSDGKNQKQMGGENETEIQAPEKRLQREVGGEDGTETQRPERQNEGQLDGETGESHSPGRRNWEQTRGMNDAENPTLEKKSQREFGSEDGRKIQRLRGGKQRLLKSKINGNVCTSEWKNQEQIGGENGTEFQIQEKRNLRGTTGDDDKETQAPGGDFQGELRSEIDGEIQIQGQGSQNKGEDEDAAEIQDVGSQRKCRAEDAGSLRVLRGRNKDQVRGKDAAKGNLRVDCSGGTGCGLCSLS, encoded by the exons ATGGAGGACAAGGCAGAGCCTAAGGTCCTGGAGTGGGGAAGACAGAGACTAGTAATAAGTAAAGCTGTTGGAGAGATCTTGACACCATGGTGGGAGAATCAAGACCAGGTGGGAGTTGAGAATAGAGCTGAAAGTCAGAAACTACAGAAGAGAAATCAGAGGGATGCTGGAGGTGAGAATCTTCCTGAAACCCAGGCACGAAGAGGAGAGAAACAGGAACAGTTAAGATGTAAAATTGATGCAGAGACCCAAACGCCAATGTGGGAGACCCAGGATAGGAGTAGGAATAAGGATGCTATAGAGACCCAGTCTTTtgagaagaataagaaagaagccagaggagagGATGAAGGAGAGACCCAGGCCCAAGGGTTGAGGAAGCAGGGCCAGACTGGAACTGAGAATGGTGGGGACACCCAGCTGCCAGGGTGGGGAAAACAAGACCAGATTAAAGGTGATACTAGCATAGAAATTCAGGcagaagagaggagaagaaagggcCAGGTTGGAGGTGAGAATGCTGTGCAAATCCAGATATCTGGGAGGGAGAACTTGGGGGAAGTGAAAAAAGAGGATGGCCTAGAGACCCAAGCCCTGGGGTGGGGAAAACAGGAATGCGTTCAAAGTGAGAATGTTACAGAGATCCAGACACCAGGGTGGGAGATGCAGGATCAAAACGGAAGTGAGAAAGCTGGGAAGGTCCAAGTATTTAGGGTAGAGATCCAGAAACAACTAAGACATGAACTTCAAGTGGGGTGGGGAAATCAAGGCCTGAAAACAGGTGAGGATGCTGGGGAAAGCCAGATATCTAGAAGGAAGAACCTCAGGGAGATAAGAGAGGAGGATTGGGTGGTGATCCAGGCACGATTTTGGGGAGACCAGAAACCAGTAGTAAGTACAATTGGCAGAGAATTCAAGATACCATGTTGGGGGAATCAGGACCAGATTGGAGGTGAACACAGAGCAGAAATTCAGGCACTGGAGAAGAGAGACCAGAGAAAGAACGGAGATGAAGACGGTACAAATATCCTGGCACCCAAGGCAGAGAACCAGAGACACTTAAGAGGTGTAACTCATGTAGAGACCCATCTACCAGGAAGGAGGAACCAGGAGCAGTTTGTTGGTGAGAATAGTACAGACATCCAGGCAACAGGGAAGAGAAACCTGAGAGGCGTTAAAGGTGAACATGGTAAAGAGACTCAGGAACTTGTGGAAGAAAACCAGCATCAGTTAAATAGTGAAATTAATGGAAGGATTCACATACCAAAGTGGAAAAATCAGGAACACATTAGAGGCAAGGATGGTGCAAATACCCAGGCATCTGAGGCAGAGAATTGGGGAGAATTAGCTATTAAAATTGATGTAGAAACTCATTCAGCAGAATGGAAGAAAGAGGAGCAGATGGGAGGTGAGAATGGTGCAGAAATTCCAGCTCCAGAGAAGAGAAACCAGAGAGAAGCTGGAGCTGAGAATGGTACAGAGACCTGGGCACCTGGGGAAGAAAACCAGAGTCAGTTAAGAGGTGACACTGATGAAAAGACTCATTTGTCAGATGGGAAGAACCAGAAGCAGATGGGAGGTGAGAATGAAACAGAAATTCAGGCACCAGAGAAGAGACTCCAGAGAGAAGTTGGAGGTGAGGATGGTACAGAGACCCAGAGACCTGAGAGACAGAATGAGGGACAGTTAGATGGTGAAACTGGAGAGAGCCACTCACCAGGGAGAAGGAACTGGGAGCAGACTAGAGGAATGAATGATGCAGAAAATCCAACACTGGAGAAGAAAAGCCAGAGAGAGTTTGGAAGCGAGGATGGTAGAAAGATCCAGAGACTTAGGGGTGGGAAGCAAAGACTGTTAAAAAGTAAGATTAATGGAAATGTCTGTACATCAGAGTGGAAGAACCAGGAACAGATTGGAGGTGAGAATGGCACAGAATTTCAAATCCAAGAGAAGAGAAACCTGAGAGGGACCACAGGTGATGATGATAAAGAGACCCAGGCTCCTGGGGGAGATTTTCAGGGAGAGTTAAGGAGTGAAATCGATGGAGAGATCCAGATACAAGGGCAAGGAAGCCAGAATAAGGGTGAAGATGAGGATGCTGCAGAAATCCAGGATGTAGGGAGCCAGAGAAAGTGCAGAGCTGAGGATGCTGGAAGTCTTCGAGTACTAAGGGGAAGAAACAAGGACCAAGTCAGAGGAAAGGATGCTGCTAAAGGCAATCTCCGAGTTGACTGTTCTGGGG GAACAGGCTGTGGCCTCTGCTCCCTGTCCTGA
- the LOC103000876 gene encoding LOW QUALITY PROTEIN: uncharacterized protein C22orf46 (The sequence of the model RefSeq protein was modified relative to this genomic sequence to represent the inferred CDS: substituted 1 base at 1 genomic stop codon), whose amino-acid sequence MLLALLGACAVVGPFQGPEWEPVRGLLSEDRSCRDPWYCGNLLVLCLFLIRQVQHXWHQVTRTHSSMRKVIKVPPQEWAVPSMRHDTCFRLTPEFFFSPGKFRGLDAQQRAQNKRGEHWRSLQDSWTQSLLSCQHPGQGLPWDTSTPLEHLFCTTSFSSTCMLPQDSSWEAWQVPWCRSDDHTHLICKPLPPALDMCQRMEQLLVHSPEELVPLEHIVGMRCHPTSMAPLPNLPSAQRLQFCSREFLPVPSNQQGGKTGH is encoded by the exons ATGTTGCTGGCCCTCCTGGGCGCCTGTGCCGTGGTGGGGCCGTTCCAGGGCCCTGAGTGGGAGCCAGTGCGGGGCCTGCTCTCCGAGGATCGCAGCTGCAGGGACCCTTGGTACTGCGGCAACCTGCTTGTCCTCTGCCTCTTTCTGATCCGGCAGGTCCAGCACTAGTGGCACCAGGTCACCAGGACCCACTCCAGCATGAGGAAGGTCATCAAG GTGCCACCGCAGGAGTGGGCAGTGCCCTCCATGAGACATGACACTTGTTTCAGGCTGACCCCTGAATTCTTCTTCAGTCCTGGCAAGTTCAGGGGCCTGGATGCCCAACAACGGGCCCAAAATAAGAGAGGGGAACACTGGAGGAGCCTCCAGGATTCATGGACCCAGTCTCTGCTTTCTTGTCAGCACCCAGGTCAAGGTTTACCTTGGGATACCTCCACACCTTTGGAACACCTCTTTTGCACCACCTCCTTTTCAAGCACCTGTATGCTACCTCAGGACAGTTCTTGGGAAGCGTGGCAGGTACCCTGGTGTCGTAGTGATGACCATACTCACCTGATTTGCAAGCCACTGCCCCCTGCCCTGGACATGTGCCAAAGGATGGAGCAGCTGTTGGTCCACTCCCCGGAAGAACTGGTACCACTGGAGCATATTGTCGGCATGAGATGCCACCCCACCTCCATGGCCCCTCTCCCAAACCTCCCATCAGCCCAGAGGTTGCAGTTCTGTTCCAGAGAGTTCCTACCTGTTCCTTCCAACCAACAA GGAGGGAAAACCGGACACTAG
- the SNU13 gene encoding NHP2-like protein 1 isoform X2, translating to MTEADVNPKAYPLADAHLTKKLLDLVQQSCNYKQLRKGANEATKTLNRGISEFIVMAADAEPLEIILHLPLLCEDKNVPYVFVRSKQALGRACGVSRPVIACSVTIKEGSQLKQQIQSIQQSIERLLV from the exons ATG ACTGAGGCTGATGTAAATCCGAAGGCCTACCCTCTTGCAGATGCCCACCTCACCAAGAAACTATTGGACCTCGTTCAGCAGTCATGTAACTACAAGCAGCTTCGAAAAGGAGCCAATGAGG CCACCAAAACCCTCAACAGAGGCATCTCTGAGTTCATTGTGATGGCTGCAGACGCCGAGCCCCTGGAGATCATCCTGCACCTCCCACTGCTGTGTGAGGACAAGAATGTGCCCTACGTGTTTGTGCGCTCCAAGCAGGCCCTGGGGCGAGCCTGTGGGGTCTCCAGGCCTGTCATCGCCTGTTCTGTCACCATCAAAGAAGGCTCACAACTGAAGCAGCAGATCCAATCCATCCAACAGTCCATTGAAAGGCTCTTAGTCTAA